A single window of Bradyrhizobium daqingense DNA harbors:
- a CDS encoding efflux RND transporter permease subunit: MAGGISAPFIRLPIATSLLMVGILFVGIIAYPQLPVAPLPEVDFPTIQVSASLPGADPETMASSVAQPLESQFALIPGVSEMTSSSQTSSTQIVLQFDLSRNIDGAGSDVLAAINAASGQLPKTMPSTPTYRKVNPADSPILLLGATSKTLPMTRVSDEAYTKLAQAISHIGGVGQVSVGGQQAPSIRVQIDPAKLVAKGLSLEDIRTPLSVISVNNPKGTLNGDTRTYTVYANDQFTKAEAWNDIVIAYRNGSPVRVGDIGHAVSAPLDNTQYGWADGKPGVFLVIFKQPGANVIDTVDNVMKQLPHLKAGISPAIDIQVLSDRTQTIRAAVKDVQFTLLLTIGLVVMVIFVFLRSVWATIIPSITVPLALLGACALMWMAGYSLDNLSLMALTIAVGFVVDDAIVMLENISRYIEEGETPMAAAVKGAGEIGFTIISISVSLIAVLIPLLLMGGIIGRLFREFSVTLAMTIVVSAFVSLTLTPMMASRFLKSHDEEHHGRLYMLSERMFQGLVDGYERGLDLVLRFRFATLMVFFATIALTVYLFVIIPKGFFPQQDTGLITGIVETSQDVSIADMAKHMQEMGAIVLKDPAIDHMAMRMGGSGNTLNDGNMYITLKPRDERTASADQVIRRLQAQTAKVEGARLYLQSAQDVRVGGRASRTQYQFTLQSTDMDQLNTWAPRLLDKMKQMPELRDVASDQQTSGTTLTLTIDRNQAARFGITPDVIDATLYDAFGQREIATYSTQLSTYYVVLEVLPSLQKNPSTLEQIYLRSPTTGGEVPLSAFAKWTTAPVRPLAINHQGQFPAVTISFNLAPNVALGEATQAIDAMERQMNVPAAITSTFQGTAKAFQESLSSVPLLIVAALIVVYLILGVLYESYIHPLTILSTLPSAGVGALATLLIFHFDFSLIGLIGLVLLIGIVKKNGIMLVDFAIVAERDQGMSPVEAIRRACLLRFRPILMTTMAAALGGVPLMLGHGTGSELRQPLGYAMVGGLLVSQVLTLFTTPVVYLYLDRVSQWLSPDRHAEGDHQDEGVVDTGELDVVDRIPRKTSKVLAAQ; the protein is encoded by the coding sequence ATGGCAGGCGGCATCTCGGCTCCCTTCATTCGCCTGCCCATCGCGACGTCGCTGCTGATGGTCGGAATCCTCTTCGTCGGGATCATCGCCTATCCGCAATTGCCGGTGGCGCCGCTGCCGGAAGTCGACTTCCCCACCATCCAGGTCTCCGCCAGTCTTCCCGGCGCGGATCCCGAGACCATGGCGTCCTCGGTCGCGCAACCGCTCGAGTCGCAGTTCGCGCTGATTCCCGGCGTCTCGGAGATGACCTCGTCGAGCCAGACCAGCTCGACCCAGATCGTTCTGCAGTTCGATCTTTCGCGCAACATCGACGGTGCCGGGTCCGACGTGCTTGCCGCCATCAATGCCGCCAGCGGGCAATTGCCCAAGACGATGCCGAGCACCCCGACCTACAGGAAGGTCAATCCGGCGGACTCGCCCATTCTCCTGCTTGGCGCCACGTCGAAGACGCTGCCGATGACCCGGGTGTCGGACGAAGCCTACACCAAGCTCGCGCAAGCGATCAGCCACATCGGCGGGGTTGGCCAGGTCAGTGTCGGTGGGCAGCAGGCGCCGTCGATCCGGGTCCAGATCGATCCCGCCAAGCTGGTCGCCAAAGGCCTGTCGCTGGAAGACATCCGGACCCCGCTCTCGGTGATATCGGTCAACAATCCCAAGGGCACTCTCAACGGAGACACCCGCACGTACACTGTCTACGCCAATGACCAGTTCACCAAGGCCGAGGCCTGGAACGACATCGTCATTGCTTATCGCAACGGCAGTCCTGTCCGCGTCGGCGACATCGGCCATGCCGTCAGCGCGCCGCTGGACAATACCCAGTACGGCTGGGCCGACGGCAAGCCCGGCGTCTTTCTGGTCATTTTCAAGCAGCCCGGCGCCAACGTCATCGACACCGTCGACAATGTGATGAAGCAGCTGCCGCACCTCAAGGCAGGCATCTCGCCTGCCATCGACATCCAGGTGTTGTCGGACCGCACGCAGACCATCCGTGCGGCGGTGAAGGACGTGCAGTTCACCCTGCTCCTGACGATCGGCCTCGTCGTGATGGTGATCTTCGTTTTCCTTCGCAGCGTGTGGGCCACCATCATTCCGTCGATCACGGTGCCGCTCGCGCTGCTCGGCGCCTGCGCATTGATGTGGATGGCCGGCTACAGCCTCGACAACCTGTCGCTGATGGCCCTCACCATTGCGGTCGGCTTCGTGGTCGACGATGCCATCGTGATGCTCGAGAACATCTCCCGGTATATCGAGGAAGGCGAGACGCCGATGGCCGCCGCGGTCAAGGGCGCGGGCGAAATCGGCTTCACGATCATCTCGATCTCCGTCTCGCTGATCGCGGTCCTGATTCCGTTGCTGCTGATGGGCGGCATCATCGGCCGTCTGTTCCGGGAGTTTTCGGTGACGCTCGCGATGACGATCGTCGTGTCGGCCTTTGTGTCGTTGACGCTGACGCCGATGATGGCCTCGCGCTTCCTCAAATCGCACGACGAGGAGCATCACGGCAGGCTCTACATGCTCAGCGAGCGGATGTTCCAGGGTCTGGTGGACGGCTATGAACGCGGCCTCGACCTCGTGCTGCGCTTTCGCTTCGCGACCCTGATGGTGTTCTTTGCGACGATAGCCCTGACCGTCTACCTGTTCGTGATCATCCCCAAGGGATTCTTTCCGCAGCAGGATACCGGGCTGATCACCGGAATCGTCGAAACGTCGCAGGACGTGTCGATCGCGGACATGGCGAAGCACATGCAGGAGATGGGTGCGATCGTGCTGAAGGATCCGGCGATCGACCACATGGCCATGCGCATGGGCGGCAGCGGCAATACGCTCAACGACGGCAACATGTACATCACCTTGAAGCCGCGCGACGAGCGCACGGCGTCGGCCGACCAGGTCATCCGTCGCCTGCAGGCGCAGACGGCGAAGGTTGAGGGCGCGCGTCTCTATCTCCAGTCGGCGCAGGACGTTCGCGTCGGCGGCCGCGCCTCCCGCACGCAATATCAGTTCACCTTGCAGTCGACCGACATGGACCAGCTGAACACATGGGCCCCCAGGCTGCTCGACAAGATGAAGCAGATGCCCGAATTGCGCGACGTCGCTTCGGATCAGCAGACGTCGGGCACCACGCTGACGCTGACGATCGACCGCAATCAGGCGGCACGTTTCGGGATCACCCCCGACGTCATCGATGCGACGCTGTATGATGCGTTTGGGCAGCGGGAAATCGCGACCTATTCCACGCAGTTGTCCACCTACTACGTCGTCCTCGAGGTGCTGCCCTCGCTGCAGAAGAATCCGTCCACGCTGGAGCAGATCTATCTGCGTTCCCCGACGACGGGCGGTGAGGTGCCGTTGTCGGCGTTCGCGAAGTGGACCACGGCCCCGGTGCGGCCCCTGGCCATCAATCATCAGGGCCAGTTTCCGGCGGTGACGATCTCCTTCAACCTCGCTCCCAATGTCGCCCTGGGCGAGGCGACGCAGGCGATCGACGCGATGGAAAGGCAGATGAACGTGCCGGCCGCCATCACGTCCACGTTCCAGGGAACGGCAAAGGCGTTCCAGGAGTCGCTCTCCTCGGTGCCTCTCTTGATCGTCGCAGCACTGATCGTGGTGTATCTCATCCTCGGCGTGCTCTACGAGAGCTACATCCACCCTCTGACGATCCTGTCGACCCTGCCGTCGGCCGGTGTCGGCGCTTTGGCGACGCTCCTCATTTTCCACTTCGACTTCAGCCTGATCGGGCTGATCGGGCTGGTTCTGCTGATCGGCATCGTCAAGAAGAACGGCATCATGCTGGTCGACTTTGCGATCGTGGCGGAACGGGATCAGGGCATGTCACCGGTCGAAGCCATTCGCCGGGCATGCCTGCTGCGCTTCCGTCCAATTCTGATGACCACGATGGCGGCGGCGCTGGGCGGCGTGCCGCTGATGCTGGGCCACGGCACCGGCTCGGAGCTCCGTCAACCGCTCGGCTACGCCATGGTCGGCGGTCTCCTGGTCAGCCAGGTCCTGACGCTTTTCACCACGCCGGTGGTCTACCTTTATCTCGACCGCGTCTCGCAATGGCTTAGTCCGGATCGACACGCGGAAGGCGATCATCAGGACGAGGGTGTCGTCGACACCGGTGAGCTGGACGTGGTCGACAGGATACCCCGGAA